The Bacteroidales bacterium genome segment CCATCTGGGCCATCCGGTCAGGTTTGATCCAAATCCGCATGGAGTAATCACCCACTCCGAATACATCGACTCTGCCTGCTCCAGGGATGCGTGCCAGGATATCTGCTACATTGATCTTGGTAAAATTACTCAGGAAGACCTTATCATACGTCTTATTCGGTGATGTCAGCGAAATCAGCAGAACCGGGAAAGCAAGGGCTTTCTTGGTGGAAACCCCCAGTCGTTTTACTTCATCCGGCAATTTCGGGGTAGCGGAAGAAACCCTGTTCTGTGTCAGCACATTGCTCATATCCGGATCGGTTCCCACCTCAAAGGACACCCGGATGGTCATCGCACCATCATTGGTGTTGATCGACTGCATGTAGATGCTGTTCTCCACGCCGTTGATATCCTGTTCCAGCGGTGTGGCCACCGACTGTTCCACGTCCATTGAACTGGCTCCTGTATAGAAGGCCGTCACCTGTACCATCGGCGGTGTAATGTCAGGATACTGGGCAATCGGTAAACTCAGGATCGAAATCACGCCAAGGATCACGATAAAGATCGAGATGACCATGGCAACGATCGGCCGTCTTACAAAAAATTCTGCCATCTGATTTCGGGATTAGAGATTAGAAGTTCTTCAATTCAGCGGGTACCTCCACCATTTGAGGATCGACCTTCTGCCCCGGACGGACCAGGTTCAATCCCTCGAACACGATCCGGTCCTTCGGCGACAGTCCTGAGTACAAAAGGAACATGCTTCCGACCTTTGCGGCCAGTTTTACAGGACGCACTTCAATCGCATTGGTATCGTTCACGACAAAGACCTGATAAAGCCCCTGCAGTTCCCTGACGCTCCGCTGGGGGATCACCAATCCGTCTTCGACCATCTCCACCACGATCTGCACCCGTGCAAACTGACCGGGGCGCAGTAAGTTGTCAGTATTGGGAAACGAAACCTGGATAAGCAGTGTTCCTGTGGTTGGATCCACCTGCCTGTTCACAAAATCAAACCTGCCGGAAAAAGGGAAAACAGATCCGTCGGACAGGATCAGTCGGATCCTGTCCTGTTCGGGTACAGGAACCGTCCTTGGACCTGTTGTGACCGTGTCCGGTTCTTTCTTCTGAGTGGTTTTCCGGGCAAGCAGAAGGTAATCAGATTCGGTAATGGAAAACTGGACCAGGATCGTGTCAATGATGGATACCGTATTGAGCACCACGGGGTTCGGAGGACGGCCCACATATTCACCTGTTTTTGCTTCGGTCTTGCCAATGACTCCTGTGATGGGAGAAAAGATATTGGTATAGCCCAGGTTGATCCGGGCATACCTCAGGTTGGCCTCCGCGGCATCCAGAGAAGCTTTGGCAGCACCGTACTGCGCCACGGCAGCATCCAGGTCGCTCTGGCTGACGGCATTGATCTCCGCCAGGGGCCTGATCCTGTTCAGGTCGCTCTCAGCCTTGGCCAGCATGGTATTGGCCTCGGCCACACCGCTCATGGCCTCCGCTTCCAACGCCTTGAAAGGTTCCGGATCAATGGTGTACAGCAACTGACCCTGCCTGACAAACGTTCCTTCCTGGAAATGAAGCCCTGTCAGAAATCCATCCACCCTTGCCCGGATCGGAATATCCTTATACCCATAGGTTTGCCCCACAAATTCACTTTTTATCGGAACGGTCGTCTGAATGACGTTGACTGCCTGAACCTTCGTCAGAGGTGCCGTTTTAACCGCTTCCTTCCTGCAGGCCGGATGGAGCAGAATGACACCGAAGAGGCAACAAATGACCGTGCCCCTGAAAATGAGTGCAATAAATTTCATGGCTGAGATTTTGGAACTATGGGCAAATATATGTAATCTGACTAAAAATTGTATGCTCACCGGAGAATATTCCAAAAGATTTGGTATCCCATCGGGTAAGGTATTGCCAGTATCAATGAATCAGATCGGCCTTTCAGGGAAAGAATGCATACCCACTTGCAATCAGCAGACTTTTTTTGTAATATTGTCCCACTCTAGATCGCTTGCTTTGTTCAATCCAAAATCCATCAAGATGAAAAATCTCTTTATGTTACTTTTTGCATGCAGTTTCTGGGTATGCAGCTTCACCTTGCATGCGCAGGGTACGGGTGACTGGGACAATCCCTATTCCGTTTTGAAAAATCAGCCCGAAGCCGACCTGGTCATCAGGGTTGGTGACATTGACAACCTTGGATTTGGCTGGCCCGAGGATTTCAATCCGTTCACAGGTAAGAATACCGATGCACATGATTATCCCTGGGAAGCCGAATCGGATGATCCCCCGGGTACTGACAGAATCTTTGTCGTATCGGGTTATTCGCTCGCAACATCCACAGGGGCCGATGGCTATACGACTTCCACCAGCCGTCCTGACAATGAGCCTCAACCGGTCACGCTGGAGTATTCCCTGTCCGGAGTCGAAATGCAATCGGCGATGATCCGCTTGTTCGTGGATGATTTCCAGTCCCCTTCCTTTGCAACCGTTTACCAGGTCACCATCAATGGCCAGCGTATTCCCTATCTTGAAAACATGATCAATGCACTTGACCAGACCGGTCCCATCGGAAAAATGATCACCGCGCAACTCCTTCCTGAAGATCTGGACCTGGTGAAAACAGGACGGATGGTGATCCAAATCGATGATCCCGCCACAGGGGCAGGTGACGGATTTGCCATTGATTTTGTTCAATTGCTGATCAATCCGAAAAAGATGGCTTTCACGCAGACGATACAGGGGAAAGTGGTAGATGCGGTCACAAAAGAAGGGATCGGCAGTGCGCTGGTATCGGCCACGAACATTGTCGAAACCCTGACAGACAAGACAGGGGACTTTTTACTGACCGGCATTCCTGCAGGGCTGGCCATCCTGACCGCCTCAAAAACAGGTTATGCCAGCAAAACGGTGCCTTATGACATGTATGATGACGAACATATAGACGATCCATCGATCATTATCCCAATTCAAAAACTGGATGAATCCATTGCCAAAATGGGAGAGGAAATCGATAAAAAAGGTCTGCTGGTCCTGTATGGAATTCATTTCGAGGTTGATAAGGCCACGCTTACTCCCGAATCCATCCAGGTGCTGGAACAGCTCGAAACGGTGATCCGTGAAAGACCTGGCCTGAACCTTGAGATTGCCGGTCACACCGATTCAGATGGTACGGATGAGTACAACCTGCAGCTCTCCCGCGAAAGGGCCCAGGCGGTGGTGAGCTGGCTGAGCGAAAATGGAATTACCAACAAACTGACAGCCCGGGGATATGGTGAAAGCTCACCCGTTGCCAGCAATACGACTGCAGAGGGAAAAGCAGCCAACCGCAGGGTGGAGATCAAGGTAATCGGGAAAACGAATTAATTAATTCGTTTTCCCAACATTGCCCATTCCTTCTCCCGCAGAATATACTTCTGTATCTTCCCTGTGGCGGTCTTGGGCAGGTCACAAATTTCGATGGCAGCGGGACATTTATAATGCGCCATATGTTCCTTGCAGAAAACAAGGATCTCTTCCTCTGAAGCGTATGCCCCTTTTTTGAGGGTGACAAATGCTTTGGGCCGTTCGCCCCATTTTTCATCCGGGATGGCAACCACGGCGCATTCCAGTACCGCTGGATGGCGGACCACCGTTTGTTCCACTTCAATGGTGGATATGTTCTCCCCACCCGAAATAATGATATCTTTCAGTCTGTCGCGGAGTTCGATGTATCCATCGGGATGCCACACAGCCAGGTCGCCTGAATGAAACCAGCCTCCGCGAAAGACCTCCGCGGTGGCTTCCGGCTGCTTGTAATACCCCTGCATTACATTGTTTCCCCGCATCACGACTTCCCCAATGGTTTTGCCGTCACGCGGCACATCCTTCATATAGGAGTCCACTACCCTGACAAGGTCGGCCGTCAGGTAGGCCTGACCCTGCCGTGCCCGCAACCGGGCCTGTTCTTCCAGGGATACTTCATCCCATTCCCGGTGCCATTCACAGATCGTGTAGGGCCCATACGTTTCGGTCAGCCCGTAAACGTGAATGGGCCTTAAATTCAGCGACCGGAGTTTTTCCAGCAGGGTCGGGGAAGGAGGAGCACCTGCTACGGTGACCGTAACAGGATGATCAATGCGACAGGCACCGGGATGATTCACCAGCATGGTATGTAAGGTAGGGGCACCGTTGAAATGGGTCACTCCTTCTTTTTGGATTAACGCCCAGATCAGTCCGGGATCGGTCTTGCGCAGGCATACGTGCGTACCTCCAACAGCTGTCACGGCCCAGGAAAAGCACCAGCCGTTGCAGTGGAACAGCGGAAGTGTCCATAAATAGACCGTATCGAGAGTCAAACCTGTTTCGATCACCTCCCCTAAGGCATTCAGATACGTACTCCGGTGGGAAAAGATCACACCTTTGGGTTTACCGGTCGTCCCTGATGTGTAATTGATGGAAATCGGCTGATCTTCGTGCTCAACGGAATTTTTCAGCGGTTCGGGCGATCCGCCGGCCAGAAATTGTTCATAGGGATCTTCCTCCAGGCCGCTGTCGTCCACCCGGACAATGGTCAAATCCGACAGGTCCAGGTCGGATACCAGGCTATGGAACTCGGAATCCACGAATAAAAAACGACTGTCCGAATGCTCCAGGATGTATCGGATCTCCTCTTTATTCAGCCGTGTATTGATCGTCACCAAAACACCCCCTGCCAGGGGTGCACCGTAATGCGCCTCCAGCATCGCAGGCGTATTGGGACAAAGAAATGCGACTTTGTCATCCTTCACCAGGCCCGACTTCTGCAATGCACTGGCCAGGCGATGCACACGCTCTTCAAACTGACGATAGGTGTACGTTCGGTCACCATGAACAATGGCGATTTTTTCAGGGAAAATAAACGCACTCCGGTGAAGGAAATCCAGCGGACTGAGCTCTGTCCGCCAAACCGGCCCTGATTTGCTCTCTTCCATGATCATCTTGAAATAGAACTACTAAAATAGCAATTTCTTTCGTTCCCATCCCTCCCATTGAAGGGGAAGGGTAAAGATAATTACACTTTCACGATAATAAAACTTCATTCTTTATGTAATTTGTCAATTTTTATATTACATTTGCCCGATTTTTAAGCTGACTAAAAGGTCAGAGGTTTAATTTTTAACAGTTTTTTCAATGAACATTTACATTGCAAACATCCCATTCAAGGCCAAGGATAATGACCTTCGGGAGTTATTCGAACAGTATGGCGAAGTCACATCCGCCAAGATCATTATGGACAAAGTGACCCAGAGAAGCAGAGGCTTCGGGTTCGTAGAGATGAGTGACGATACAGAGGCCCACGAAGCCATTGAATCACTCAACGGCTATGATTTCATGGGCAAAACACTGGTCGTTAACGAGGCGAGACCCCGTACCGAGAACCCTAACGGTGGCAACCGTGGTGGTGGCGGTTTTAACAGAAGACCAAACAGGAGTTATGAGTAGATAACCGCGGAAAAGAACCAAAAGAGGCTGGCTCGTGCATACGGGCCAGCCTCTTTTTTTTGAATTACCATTGACGATTATTTATTTTATATCGCTTCCATCAGGCAAAGAGGGAGAAGGGATCAGAAACGCCAGCTTGCCGTCGGGGCCTTCCGCCATGAGGATCATACCCTCAGAGGTAAGCCCCCTCAGCTTGCGCGGCTCCAGGTTGACCAGGAAACACACCTGCTTTCCGATGATCGCTTCCGGGCTGAAATGCGTGGCAATGCCTGCCACCACCGTACGCTGGTCAATTCCGGTATCAATCCTGAGCTCTAGCAGCTTATCGGCCTGCGGCACTTTTTTGGCCTCCAGGATGGTGCCCAGCCGGATGTCGATTTTGGCGAAATCATCATAGGTGATCTGCGGCTTTTGAGGCTTTGCATCCGGTTTTTTAGCTTCATTGCTCACCTTGGTTTCCTGAAGCTTCTTCACCTGTGCTTCGACGACATTGTCCTCAATTTTCTCAAACAGATAGAATGAGCGGTTCAGCTGATGACCCGGTTTCAGAATATCCATCCTGCCGGCATCGTTCCAACGCATGGCCGGAAGGTTCATCATCTGCCTGATCCTCACAGCAGTAAAGGGAAGAAAAGGTTCACACAAAACAGTCAGGTTGGCACACAGCTGCAGCGAAACATTAAGGATGGTCCCAACGCGGGCTTCGTCGGTCTTTATCAGCTTCCAGGGCTCTGAATCCGTCAGGTACTTATTGCCGAGGCGCGCCAGGTTCATCAGTTCGCTGAGGGAGTCCCTGAAACGGAAGTTCTCCAAAAAGCGGCCGATCCGTTCCGGAAACTTGCTTACCTCTGCCGCTACCCGTTGATCTACCACGCTCATTTCTCCTGCCTCAGGAACCCGGTTGCCAAAGAACTTATCGGTCAGCACCAGCGTGCGGTTGATGAAATTACCGAAGATCGCCAGCAGCTCGCTGTTGTTGCGTGCCTGGAAATCCTTCCAGGTGAAATCGTTATCCTTGGTTTCCGGAGCGTTGGTGGTAAGGGCATACCGCAACACATCCTGCTTTCCGGGGAATTCTTTCAAATATTCGTGCAACCAGACGGCCCAGTTACGGGATGTTGAGATCTTGTCCCCTTCCAGGTTCATGAACTCAAAGGCGGGTACATTGTCCGGAATGATGAATGTTCCCTCGTGATGCAGCATGGAAGGAAAGATGATGCAGTGGAACACAATGTTGTCCTTGCCTATGAAATGGATGAGGCGCGTATCCATTGCCTTCCACCATATTTCCCAATCCGCGTTATGCTGCTGTGCCCATTCACGCGTGGCAGAGATATAACCGATGGGGGCATCGAACCAGACATAAAGCACCTTACCTTCCGTTTCCGGGAGGGGTACGTCGACGCCCCAGTCCAGGTCACGGGTCACCGCCCGGGGCTGCAATCCGTGATCGAGCCAGGATTTACACTGCCCGTAGACATTGGGCTTCCAGTCATCTTTGTGTTCTTCCAGTATCCAGCGTTTCAGCCAGGCTTCGTACTTATCCAGCGGCAGGTACCAGTGTTTGGTCTCTTTTTTCACGGGAGGCTTGCCGCTGATGGCCGAACGAGGTTGGATCAGGTCATCGGGACTGAGTGATGTACCACAGCTTTCGCACTGATCACCGTAAGCATTCGGGAAGTCACAACGGGGACAGGTGCCCGTAATGTAACGGTCGGCAAGGAAGACCTGGTTGTCTTCATCAAAGTACTGCAGGGAAGTCTTTTCGACGAATTCACCTTTTTCGTAAAGGGTCCTGAAAATGGCCGCAGCGGTCTCGTGATGAATGGGATTCGACGTGCGGCTGTAAATATCGAAGGATATCCCGAATTCCTCAAAAGAATCCTTAATGATCTTATGGTACCTGTCGACGATCTGCTGCGGGGTGACGCCCTCCTGCCTTGCCTTGATGGTGATCGGGACACCGTGCTCGTCTGAACCCCCGATGAAAAGCACCTCCTCCCCTTTGCTCCGGAGATACCGGACATAAATATCGGCGGGAATGTATACACCGGCCAGGTGACCGATATGGAGCGGCCCATTGGCATACGGGAGGGCGGAAGTGACTGTGGTGCGCTTATACCAGCGATCCGTTGAGCTCATAGGATGGTGATGTTTATAGTTAAACTATCAGAAAATCTGCACAAA includes the following:
- a CDS encoding efflux RND transporter periplasmic adaptor subunit; its protein translation is MKFIALIFRGTVICCLFGVILLHPACRKEAVKTAPLTKVQAVNVIQTTVPIKSEFVGQTYGYKDIPIRARVDGFLTGLHFQEGTFVRQGQLLYTIDPEPFKALEAEAMSGVAEANTMLAKAESDLNRIRPLAEINAVSQSDLDAAVAQYGAAKASLDAAEANLRYARINLGYTNIFSPITGVIGKTEAKTGEYVGRPPNPVVLNTVSIIDTILVQFSITESDYLLLARKTTQKKEPDTVTTGPRTVPVPEQDRIRLILSDGSVFPFSGRFDFVNRQVDPTTGTLLIQVSFPNTDNLLRPGQFARVQIVVEMVEDGLVIPQRSVRELQGLYQVFVVNDTNAIEVRPVKLAAKVGSMFLLYSGLSPKDRIVFEGLNLVRPGQKVDPQMVEVPAELKNF
- a CDS encoding OmpA family protein, with amino-acid sequence MKNLFMLLFACSFWVCSFTLHAQGTGDWDNPYSVLKNQPEADLVIRVGDIDNLGFGWPEDFNPFTGKNTDAHDYPWEAESDDPPGTDRIFVVSGYSLATSTGADGYTTSTSRPDNEPQPVTLEYSLSGVEMQSAMIRLFVDDFQSPSFATVYQVTINGQRIPYLENMINALDQTGPIGKMITAQLLPEDLDLVKTGRMVIQIDDPATGAGDGFAIDFVQLLINPKKMAFTQTIQGKVVDAVTKEGIGSALVSATNIVETLTDKTGDFLLTGIPAGLAILTASKTGYASKTVPYDMYDDEHIDDPSIIIPIQKLDESIAKMGEEIDKKGLLVLYGIHFEVDKATLTPESIQVLEQLETVIRERPGLNLEIAGHTDSDGTDEYNLQLSRERAQAVVSWLSENGITNKLTARGYGESSPVASNTTAEGKAANRRVEIKVIGKTN
- a CDS encoding acyl--CoA ligase family protein codes for the protein MEESKSGPVWRTELSPLDFLHRSAFIFPEKIAIVHGDRTYTYRQFEERVHRLASALQKSGLVKDDKVAFLCPNTPAMLEAHYGAPLAGGVLVTINTRLNKEEIRYILEHSDSRFLFVDSEFHSLVSDLDLSDLTIVRVDDSGLEEDPYEQFLAGGSPEPLKNSVEHEDQPISINYTSGTTGKPKGVIFSHRSTYLNALGEVIETGLTLDTVYLWTLPLFHCNGWCFSWAVTAVGGTHVCLRKTDPGLIWALIQKEGVTHFNGAPTLHTMLVNHPGACRIDHPVTVTVAGAPPSPTLLEKLRSLNLRPIHVYGLTETYGPYTICEWHREWDEVSLEEQARLRARQGQAYLTADLVRVVDSYMKDVPRDGKTIGEVVMRGNNVMQGYYKQPEATAEVFRGGWFHSGDLAVWHPDGYIELRDRLKDIIISGGENISTIEVEQTVVRHPAVLECAVVAIPDEKWGERPKAFVTLKKGAYASEEEILVFCKEHMAHYKCPAAIEICDLPKTATGKIQKYILREKEWAMLGKRIN
- a CDS encoding RNA-binding protein translates to MNIYIANIPFKAKDNDLRELFEQYGEVTSAKIIMDKVTQRSRGFGFVEMSDDTEAHEAIESLNGYDFMGKTLVVNEARPRTENPNGGNRGGGGFNRRPNRSYE
- the metG gene encoding methionine--tRNA ligase, translating into MSSTDRWYKRTTVTSALPYANGPLHIGHLAGVYIPADIYVRYLRSKGEEVLFIGGSDEHGVPITIKARQEGVTPQQIVDRYHKIIKDSFEEFGISFDIYSRTSNPIHHETAAAIFRTLYEKGEFVEKTSLQYFDEDNQVFLADRYITGTCPRCDFPNAYGDQCESCGTSLSPDDLIQPRSAISGKPPVKKETKHWYLPLDKYEAWLKRWILEEHKDDWKPNVYGQCKSWLDHGLQPRAVTRDLDWGVDVPLPETEGKVLYVWFDAPIGYISATREWAQQHNADWEIWWKAMDTRLIHFIGKDNIVFHCIIFPSMLHHEGTFIIPDNVPAFEFMNLEGDKISTSRNWAVWLHEYLKEFPGKQDVLRYALTTNAPETKDNDFTWKDFQARNNSELLAIFGNFINRTLVLTDKFFGNRVPEAGEMSVVDQRVAAEVSKFPERIGRFLENFRFRDSLSELMNLARLGNKYLTDSEPWKLIKTDEARVGTILNVSLQLCANLTVLCEPFLPFTAVRIRQMMNLPAMRWNDAGRMDILKPGHQLNRSFYLFEKIEDNVVEAQVKKLQETKVSNEAKKPDAKPQKPQITYDDFAKIDIRLGTILEAKKVPQADKLLELRIDTGIDQRTVVAGIATHFSPEAIIGKQVCFLVNLEPRKLRGLTSEGMILMAEGPDGKLAFLIPSPSLPDGSDIK